Sequence from the Numida meleagris isolate 19003 breed g44 Domestic line chromosome 2, NumMel1.0, whole genome shotgun sequence genome:
TGACAGCTCTGTCTCCAATACAATTTCTGTCCTTTCAGTAAAAGGTCAGTAGGgatttgtgaaatgaaacaCAAAGTCAACAACTCTTAATCAGTTAGTTCCTTTGCCTATCAGAAATATGTCAGAAGCCAAGCCAACACAGCCCATATTTCATTGGACAATATTCTACTATAAATAAAACACACCTTTTAATAGTGCAAATTAAAACCTTTTGAAGGGCACTGGCTTGTTTTAATCTGAAACAGGCGAACCTTGGCCTACCTCATACTACGAATGGGGCTTAACAATTAGCAAACTGATTGCATGAAGCCAAAGTGATGAAATCTGAAAGGCAACAAGAGATGTAGACCACCATACAACTCCAGGTGACCCCCAACTGCACAAGAGCCATCTACCATCACAGAAAATCTGCCCAAAGGTAAGTAGGGACCAACAGACCACAAACAGTTTTGAAGAACTTTCCCATGAAACCACTTTTTCCTGTTACCTGGTGAACAATTTTGTTTCAAGTCCGTACaactacaggaaaaatgaagtgaaaggaatggaaaaagtGACCTGCAGTAGGCAGGTGTAAGCACAAGGGTGCAAATATCAAGTCTCCTGACCAACAGCTGGACACCACTGCCAACCTAGAGCATGTTCTTCACACAACAGGACAGAATAAGGGAGTCAGTTTAATGTGTCACAGACCAGAAGGACAAGAGTACAAATAAAGGATAGAGtacaaagtaaaaaaacaaacaaaagaaaccaccCACAGTGCTAAAAAACTGGAGGACGAAATTACTGAGTAAACCTGCCTATCCCTAGACTGTCATTAAAAGGAGCAACTCTGTGTGATAACACCACAAACATTTAAAGACTACAGACTCCAGGGAGGAGATAACTATAGTGTGTTGCAACTGTGATAAAGTCACAGTCCTCAGAGTAAACCTGAAATAAAGTTGTACAAAGCATCTTACACTCATATagcaaattaaaacattctgcaaacagcaaacaaattgAAGTGTTTGTTTCACTTACAACAGAAAGCATACAGTCCCCAGCTGGCAGGGCAGTAAGAACTAGAAGACTGAAGGGGCTGTAAAGCATTGCACATGATGACTGCATTTGATTTCCTAACTTTATACAGTGCTTTTAGTTTTACCTTCCAAATACAACTAGCTAAGTCCTGGAAGTAAAAAAAGATggtcccagctgctgttgttcCCCTATGAGAAAGGATTCTAACCCCTTTACTCTGACTAACTACAACAGGGATCTATGGCAAAGACACTTTGCCCTGAGACACTGCACAATGATTCCACTGCTTGCACAGCTTCACTTTCAGGGCACAGACACCTCTGGCAGTGAAAAAAGGGATttcttaaaacaatgaaaagaaagcattcactATGAAAGTGGTCACTGATCCAGTTACCATTTAAAGCTGCAAACATAACTGTAAGCCACCTTCCTTATGTGTACATCTCATGATATGGTGGAGGCAGGGGGGAAAGCTTCCCGAGTACTTATTCTGATTTAACCCATTTATTGCTCACTGTAAACAGACTTCCCTTCAGAATAATGCAACACTGCTTTATGGTCAGAGCACGACTCCAGCACTTCCTTACAGCACAGTGTAGGACTCACGATGAAAACAAGTTATCATGAATTTGTCTGACTCAGTCAATATTCACGGCTGTGGACATACAGCAGAAATGAGTTCCCTGCTCATGCATAGTGGATGGGGTAGTGGAGTTACCACTCTGGTAAACAAACTCAACAAGCAAACTAACTGCCAATTGTTTTGGATGCCAGCTTCTTTATACCAAACGGTAGTAACAGATAAAAATTCAGGTCCTCAGAAGCAATGGTATAAGCTGCACCTTATAAACTCAGGACATACGTGGAAAACAGAGTAACTAGAGCATTTGTCCTTGCTTAAATCAAGTAGACACTTGCTTTTGCAACCTTAATGCTCTTTCCACGTTTTCTAATGTGTACTTCTCTcaacttaggaaaaaaaaaatcatagttcTGGCACATCAATCTATCTGCCAGCCATTTAACAGTCTCTAGAATCCCTCATTCTTCAAACAGACTAATTGGTGgggttttttcctccttgtttgGAAAAGGCACAAACGTGAAATACAAATCCTCAGCGAACCCCTCAACGTGTGACTATTTCTAGCATCTCTTACGATGACCATTCAAAACCAGCATAACTCTTTCAGGGCTTTTTCTCCACCCCAAAAGTGCAAGCTTCAGAACTGAGAACCACAAACcactcctgctgctccttcacCATGACAACCAACCACACCACCCCTcccaaaaaacaaacccaacaacTCTTTCTATTCTTTCTCTACTGTTACAGTGGTTCTTCTCTCTGCCCCTTGTCCTCACCTCTTCAGCCCACACATATTCATAATAACAGGCACTGGGCAAACTGAATAGTGGCTTTACCTTTACCATTTTCATCCATGCCTCATTTAGCAGTGAGGGTGGCAGATTTTCCAAAACTATAGTCAGATTTACAGTCAGTAGTTTTTTGCTGGCAAGAAGAATTAGCGTGTTAAAACTCTTCAGTGTGAACTGCTACAATAAATACTGGTACAAAATAAATGGTCATTAGAGGCATTCTTCTTGCTAagtaaataaagttttattaaatttcaacatttaaagcatttattatACAACAATTTACATGTTTCCAAATCCACTCTCCATTGATTATATACTGTAATAAATATCATTCTGGTATATTCTGGCAGTGATTAACTCTGCCCCCATCAAATGCCCCCAGTGAACTGGCCTTCTGTAAGATGAAATACATATTCATTTAGTTAAGTTCAACAAATCAAATACATTCCAcgtacacaaaaaaaattacaaaataatttaaaaaatacaaagtaagcagcaaagttgttttttttttttttccccatctgaaatactgaacaCAGGTCTAAACCACACACACCCAAGTCAAATTGGAACATGCatagaaaaatctttgaagGGCAATTAGGGATTTCTGTCTTTGAGAGATATTAGAAAGGGTTAATTCCCCATGCTATCAAAAAGACTGATCTAGGATACTTCccatatgtaattaaaaataaaagacaaaaagaatagAAGGCTTTTAAGTGTTTTcggcacagaaataaacattttaagtgGTACTAATATCAAGAAACCAAACTTTCAGaagcaattaaagaaaaccaaacaagaacTAAATTACACTGACAGAACTCAATACACTTATGAAATGATAATATAACCATATCTGCTACCGAGGATACACAGAAAAGCACGTACACACAAAGTAATGCAAAAGTTAGCTGTGCATCCTGGTGGCAGCAGGACTAGTGCAGTCAGGTTTCCGCACACATttggacagaaataaaaatttgggGGTGCGGGGAATCAGACTCGTAACTCACTGGGAGAATAACACCACCTAAAGCCAGTCCTACAAAAGCCTCCTGATAAGGAAACTAGCAATTAGCCTTCTTAACACAGTAactcttaaatgaaaaatctatACACCAGGACTATTGGTCTAATACTGGCCTGGAGGGAACAATCCACCTTACTAAGTCCAGAGCACAGCTTTCAAATGAAGGCATTTAGATAAGCAGACAAAGGTTACAAGCTATCAAGATTCTCTCTACTCAAGACCGCTTTACAGAAAGTCACTGATGGGAAAGAATCCCAAAAGAACAGTGAGTGCATGGGCAAGGGAAAGTATTAAACACATGtgaaagcttctgaaaactTAAGCAGATATTGTtgcctaagaaaaaaaattataaagttATAGATGCTGGGAAACAGAAGGATCTAGTCCAACAAGTAGAAGAGCCCAGCAGCTCGGGCATTCTGctttcagactaaaagaggacCGACTCCCCCAGCTTTTCCACCAATCTTCCAGTGCTCCATATATTTGCTAGTGTGCCCTTAACAGTGTTTCTCACATTCCTGTGAGTAAAAATGCAAGACCTTCATAGGGAGGAAGGGGATACAAGAACAGCTCAGTAGTTAGAAACTCTTCTATTCGAGGTCTCAAGGGAACGGATGAAGTGAGACTTCAAAATTTCACAGACAGAACTTCCCACGTTTACAAAGCCTATGACACTCTTCAAATATACCTCAGACACACctcctgcaaaatgaaaacaactgctgaagagtaaaacagaaatgtttctggcTCAAGATCACGCAGGAAGacaggaaaatactgaaaaccaCAGTTCTGGTCCTGCCACCCTCAGCAATGAACGCTTTTGACCCATGGCACACAGGTCTGCCAAGAGGAAGCCAGGtatcagagagcagagcaagtgTGGCCCTGTGACTACAGCTGGAGACCCCAGGGTCACTGCTGCTTGTGGTGTTTCACACGGCTGCactgaggaggaaggggaggagaggaagttgtacagaaaaaaaactggttCATCATTCTTAATATACACACATTCATTTGCATCCTACCTTCCTTGTACGAGCtatgaaaacaagaatgtttttattaagaTTTTCTGATGTCTCATATTCCCCGGAGTGATATTAGTTTGCGTTAAGCTCATCTAGGAAAGATGGAGATAAAATCCCTCATTACTCTGTAGCAGTTGATTATTCTGCTATGCACCTATGCATATGCATATGCTATGCTATGCAACCAGGCCACTGATATGCAAATGCTACTAAAAGAAAccacctgcagcagcatttaGTCTTCTTAAAGGAGACACCACTTACTTGAAATATTAAAACCTTACACAAAGTTCAAGCTTTAACTCACTGAATCTTATCTGCAGTTTTCAAATCACATCCCCTTACCCTCgtagaagaaaaatcacagaagataaattaagtataaacaaaaaaaaatactgaacaaggaagaaaaaaagagactgaataCCTTAGCTTTTTTTGACTCTGTGCTTTACAACAGGAAGTAGTGAACGCTCAGACAGCAACAGAAATGATGCCAATtaagagattatttttcatttgcttttattacagctgctttcagaaagtAATTACTAAATGCCCAATTATTCTAGGAAAAATGGCTACAGAAAGACAGGTAATTCCATCTTAAATATCAGTTTCCCTCAATTTCTCAAGTGGAAGAAAACCTAAATTTCCAAAAATGATGTTGACACCTCCCTGCACTGGTAAGCAGTACAGACTGATAGACCCGCTGCATGCTACAGACGAAGTGggataaaaataatcaaatcaaaatgaaattgttcCTTTCCCATAACTTTTGTTAGCATAAGACTTCTGGAATTTAGATATTCAGAAGACATTCTATGGCCCTTCTGCAAAACATGCACGTGTTGTTTCACTGCAAGAGATCAAAATTTCACCAGTCTGAGATTTGATAAGGCAACTGCCTAACGCATAATCAACAGTGAATCATGAAGTAGCTGCAGGACACACAATAAACATGCACAGAACATGCATTATCTCTGTGACCGTGTTATCTTTAAATGCACAATGTCAATAATAATGAACTCAAACAAGGAACTTCTTCACTATTTTTACACACCCTCTGATTTGTTTCATAGACCTAAGATACAGTGTTTTCTCCTCAGACTCAACAGAATCTGCTTATGTCCATCCTAATACATTTCTATCGCTCTcctgaaaaagcattttctttcagagcagaaaagccAATGTACTGACtaaaaaggatggaaaaaatctgcaaaatggGAAACTCCTCAAGGAGAATGTAGAATTATCTCTGttatttcagctctgctgcccaaCCTCATGGGTATTCCAAAGTACATCGTCCCTGGGCTGACGTAGACAAAGGTGTTCTGCCCAACTTTGTACAAGCCAACAAAGAAGGGATTCAGAAAATAAGCCCCAGCATTTAGTGGGAACATCTGCCCTCCGTGAGTATGACCAGAGagaattaaatttatttctggTCTTTCCTGAAGGGCCCGCTTTGCAGCCATTGGCTGATGAGCTAGCAGCACTATTGCACGCTCGCTGCTACAACCTCTGAGagctttttttaaatccatGCCATGCCCTGAGTAACGCAATACATCTGCCTCAATATCATCAACACCAGCCAGGCAGAACCAGTCATCAGTGCTCTCCGGTGAAACAATCTTCACATTCTCATTATGGAGTGGCCGAATGTTAAGAGATTTTAACAGCTCAAACCAGTTGCTAACATCTGATGTGTAGTATTCATGGTTTCCCGTGACAAAGTACGTTCCCAAAGGGGAATTAAGCTCTCCAAGAGGCTCAACTGCAGGCCGTATGATCTCTGCCTCAGAGTCAGTCAGGTCCCCAACAATCACCGTGATATCTGGTTTCAAAGCCTTAACCATTTGCACGATCATGGCAAGCTTGGTCTTCCCAACCGTAGGCCCCAGATGGATATCTGAAAGCAACACCACTTTTAAGTTGTTCATTGTCGAGGGCAGCTTGTGAACTGGAATCTCCACTCTATTCACAGTAGGAGGCTGGGAAGCATTTAACAGCCCAATGACAGTCAGTACAGCAGTCAGCATGACTGCCAAAACTGGCTTCATGGCTGTTTTGCTGCTCTTACCGCTGCTGCTTGGCTTTGCGCCTCTCCCAGCAAAGAAT
This genomic interval carries:
- the TMPPE gene encoding transmembrane protein with metallophosphoesterase domain; amino-acid sequence: MISFKQLPLEAKAAVAAGVVFFSTTLSRSYLAERLELRTRRWLMRLQMALFVNTLMLIGSLHVWKSTVTTFSRSSAASSFFFMTWKIAVFLFLALSHSSFFTLLFLVAEEPYFFSLAAYTCLGAYILLIFFLFALGSVEQAYKFFAGRGAKPSSSGKSSKTAMKPVLAVMLTAVLTVIGLLNASQPPTVNRVEIPVHKLPSTMNNLKVVLLSDIHLGPTVGKTKLAMIVQMVKALKPDITVIVGDLTDSEAEIIRPAVEPLGELNSPLGTYFVTGNHEYYTSDVSNWFELLKSLNIRPLHNENVKIVSPESTDDWFCLAGVDDIEADVLRYSGHGMDLKKALRGCSSERAIVLLAHQPMAAKRALQERPEINLILSGHTHGGQMFPLNAGAYFLNPFFVGLYKVGQNTFVYVSPGTMYFGIPMRLGSRAEITEIILHSP